The following are encoded in a window of Methanococcus voltae genomic DNA:
- a CDS encoding glycosyltransferase family 2 protein: MKTVVVIPAYNEEKNIYGLLNDLTYVGVDIIVINDGSTDKTYEVASKFIKTYYNNSKKINNSSNLNNLSDLDDNKNNNKNNNGNKDTNNTLDNVNGVVGYNISNNDYNVKKDNKSNEISIKLINEKKNKGKANAIKIGTEYALKNNYEAVVYMDADYQHEPYDVPKLLNLLSKKDVDAVFGVRSYSKVPFFRNITNQMANISISMISSHYLQKKIWLKDVQCGFKAIKLKHLADINYGNNYSLEHILTLELLRKNIKLEQVSISTNYHENAVSNITFKKGAEIFLEVIKYVKKNNSCKFKCKSNYITEYETTDKN; this comes from the coding sequence ATGAAAACTGTAGTAGTAATACCTGCATATAATGAAGAAAAAAATATATATGGACTATTAAACGACCTGACATATGTTGGTGTGGACATTATCGTCATCAACGATGGAAGTACGGACAAAACTTACGAAGTTGCATCAAAATTTATAAAAACATACTATAATAATTCAAAAAAAATAAACAATTCGAGCAATTTAAATAATTTATCCGATTTAGACGATAATAAAAATAATAATAAAAATAATAATGGGAATAAGGATACCAATAATACGTTGGACAATGTAAATGGCGTTGTTGGATATAATATTTCAAACAATGATTATAACGTTAAAAAAGATAATAAATCCAACGAAATATCAATAAAATTAATAAATGAAAAGAAAAACAAAGGAAAAGCTAATGCGATTAAAATAGGTACGGAATACGCTTTAAAAAATAATTACGAAGCGGTTGTATATATGGATGCGGATTATCAGCACGAGCCTTATGATGTACCCAAATTACTAAATTTACTAAGTAAAAAAGATGTTGATGCAGTTTTTGGAGTTAGAAGTTATTCAAAAGTGCCATTCTTTAGAAATATAACTAATCAAATGGCCAATATCAGCATATCCATGATTTCTTCGCATTATTTACAAAAGAAAATATGGTTAAAGGACGTACAGTGCGGTTTTAAGGCTATTAAATTAAAACATTTGGCAGATATAAATTACGGTAATAATTATAGTTTAGAACATATCTTAACTTTAGAATTATTAAGAAAAAATATTAAATTGGAACAGGTTTCAATATCTACAAATTACCATGAGAATGCTGTATCAAATATTACCTTCAAAAAAGGAGCAGAAATATTTTTAGAAGTTATAAAATACGTTAAAAAAAATAATAGCTGTAAATTTAAATGTAAATCAAATTATATTACAGAATATGAAACTACAGATAAAAATTAG
- a CDS encoding molybdenum cofactor guanylyltransferase, whose product MISAIILSGGKASRMGGEKSFRKTPNENKYLIEKVADILVDMNLPFVTVFKNPKFMNDNTEELEKQTYFKNKYKQPITWDTVEGKGPLIGIYEGMKISKGDWILVLPCDMPYISKKAIKKLISNVELAEKGGNDCIVPKHKNGFIEPLFSLYHISSIKKLETIVNEIKESGKSAPIRLLIDSLNPLYVDAHEIDINQKTYVNINTFEDFESLKKI is encoded by the coding sequence ATGATTTCAGCGATTATATTATCCGGCGGTAAAGCTTCAAGAATGGGTGGCGAAAAGTCTTTTAGGAAAACACCTAATGAAAATAAGTATCTAATCGAAAAGGTTGCCGATATCTTAGTTGATATGAATTTACCGTTCGTTACAGTATTTAAAAACCCCAAATTTATGAATGATAACACGGAAGAACTTGAAAAACAGACTTATTTTAAAAATAAATACAAACAGCCGATAACTTGGGATACTGTAGAAGGAAAAGGTCCCTTAATCGGAATATATGAAGGTATGAAAATCTCAAAAGGAGATTGGATATTAGTATTGCCTTGTGATATGCCTTATATCTCAAAAAAAGCCATTAAAAAGTTAATTAGCAATGTGGAACTTGCCGAAAAAGGTGGAAACGATTGTATAGTTCCAAAACATAAGAATGGGTTTATAGAACCTCTTTTTTCATTGTATCATATATCTTCGATTAAAAAACTTGAAACTATTGTTAATGAAATTAAAGAATCAGGAAAATCTGCTCCTATTAGGTTATTAATAGATAGTTTAAATCCTCTTTATGTAGATGCTCACGAAATAGACATAAATCAAAAAACTTACGTAAATATAAACACATTTGAAGATTTCGAGAGTTTGAAGAAAATTTAA
- a CDS encoding sodium-dependent transporter, translating into MTRETWNSKRGFIATAIGSAVGLGNIWMFPWRVGTEGGAAFLIPYIILLVSIGIVALTVEWTLGRMTKGGPVVAFEKAGLPFGTYFGMLANFTMFLVFAFYSLIIGWMIMYLSNMLFGGLSAVDAGQFLASQAFSPSMAMWQFVGIAITIFIVSKGVKRGIEKANNFMTPVLYVLLILLTINSLMLPGVNEGLSFYLLPDMEKLFSPGTWMIALSQMFFSLSCLGTTMVVYGSYLKEKEDIPVSAVVTAFGDTLVAFLAGLIIFPAVFSFGFAPEAGPTLIFAILPEVFQQMPGGLYIGILFFLALLFAGITSSVSMLEVCVEAVMSKTNISRTVAAIGLGLAVFLVSLPSLLGVTLFGMPYFDFIIYISTVLIGPLGALLAAIALGKIGIDKAYEHIQRGASVKIPKLWKPWAKYFYPIVVLVIYLYTLVNGG; encoded by the coding sequence ATGACTCGTGAAACTTGGAATTCTAAAAGGGGATTTATTGCAACTGCAATTGGTTCAGCAGTAGGTTTGGGCAATATATGGATGTTTCCATGGAGAGTTGGAACCGAAGGTGGAGCAGCATTCTTAATTCCTTATATTATATTGTTAGTATCAATTGGTATTGTAGCGTTAACCGTAGAATGGACATTAGGTAGAATGACGAAAGGCGGTCCAGTGGTAGCTTTCGAGAAGGCAGGACTCCCATTTGGTACATATTTCGGAATGTTAGCTAATTTTACAATGTTTTTAGTTTTTGCATTTTATTCCCTTATTATAGGTTGGATGATAATGTACTTATCAAATATGCTATTTGGAGGTTTAAGTGCAGTTGACGCAGGTCAATTTTTAGCGTCTCAGGCATTTAGTCCATCGATGGCAATGTGGCAATTTGTAGGGATAGCCATAACGATTTTTATCGTTTCTAAGGGTGTAAAAAGAGGTATAGAGAAAGCAAATAATTTTATGACGCCAGTGTTATATGTTTTGCTTATACTCTTAACAATAAACAGTTTAATGTTACCGGGAGTTAACGAAGGGCTTTCATTTTACTTATTACCCGATATGGAAAAGCTATTTAGTCCAGGAACTTGGATGATAGCATTATCACAGATGTTCTTCTCACTGAGCTGTTTAGGTACAACAATGGTCGTTTATGGTAGTTATCTAAAAGAAAAAGAAGATATACCCGTTTCAGCAGTTGTAACGGCTTTTGGTGATACACTTGTGGCATTTTTAGCAGGTTTAATCATTTTCCCAGCTGTATTTTCATTTGGATTTGCACCGGAAGCAGGACCTACTTTAATATTTGCAATCTTGCCAGAAGTATTCCAACAAATGCCGGGCGGTTTATACATTGGAATTTTGTTCTTCCTAGCTTTATTGTTTGCAGGAATTACTTCGTCAGTTTCCATGCTAGAGGTTTGTGTTGAAGCGGTAATGTCAAAAACAAATATTAGCAGAACTGTAGCAGCTATAGGTTTAGGTTTAGCGGTATTTTTAGTAAGTTTACCTTCCCTTTTAGGTGTAACTTTATTTGGAATGCCATATTTTGACTTTATAATCTACATATCGACAGTACTTATTGGTCCTTTAGGTGCATTACTTGCAGCAATCGCACTAGGTAAAATCGGTATTGATAAGGCATATGAGCATATACAACGTGGCGCAAGTGTAAAAATTCCTAAATTATGGAAGCCTTGGGCAAAATACTTTTACCCCATAGTAGTGCTCGTAATCTACTTGTACACTTTGGTAAATGGCGGATAA
- a CDS encoding peptidylprolyl isomerase, whose protein sequence is MEKGTFVKISYEGYTDGKLFDTTNEELATENGIHNPKMVYGPVTIPAGEGMMLKGLDDLVVEMEVGEEREIELAPENAFGKRDSSLVKIVPAKEFKKHNVQPIQGMSVNLDGKVGKIASVNGGRILVDFNHELAGKTVNYKVKVEEVVSEQEDIAKEVVKLFMPQLKADELKAKVTKSTVTVTLPEKAAFIENIQMAKLGIANELMKRLDVEKVSLVDTFVKRKEEKE, encoded by the coding sequence ATGGAAAAAGGAACCTTTGTAAAAATTTCATATGAAGGATACACCGACGGTAAATTATTCGACACAACTAACGAAGAGTTAGCAACAGAAAACGGAATTCACAACCCTAAAATGGTATATGGACCTGTTACAATACCTGCCGGTGAAGGAATGATGTTAAAAGGTTTAGATGACCTTGTAGTTGAAATGGAAGTAGGAGAAGAAAGAGAAATTGAATTAGCTCCTGAAAACGCTTTCGGTAAAAGAGACTCATCATTAGTTAAAATTGTACCTGCAAAAGAATTCAAGAAACACAACGTACAACCTATTCAAGGAATGTCCGTAAACTTAGACGGTAAAGTTGGTAAAATCGCAAGTGTAAACGGCGGTAGAATCTTAGTGGACTTCAACCACGAATTAGCTGGAAAAACAGTAAACTACAAAGTTAAAGTTGAAGAAGTAGTTTCAGAGCAAGAAGATATTGCAAAAGAAGTTGTAAAATTATTCATGCCACAATTAAAAGCTGATGAATTAAAAGCAAAAGTTACAAAATCAACAGTTACTGTAACACTCCCTGAAAAAGCTGCATTCATTGAAAATATTCAAATGGCTAAATTAGGAATTGCAAACGAATTAATGAAAAGATTAGATGTTGAAAAAGTTTCATTAGTAGACACTTTTGTAAAAAGAAAAGAAGAAAAAGAATAA
- a CDS encoding 30S ribosomal protein S17e, producing MGRIRQTFIKRTGDELVERFAEKFTTDFDSNKKAVGEVALIETKTLRNRVAGYVTAKVKKMQAKA from the coding sequence TTGGGAAGAATAAGACAAACATTCATTAAAAGAACTGGCGATGAACTCGTAGAAAGATTTGCAGAAAAATTCACAACAGACTTCGATAGCAACAAAAAGGCTGTTGGAGAAGTGGCTTTAATCGAAACTAAAACACTCAGAAACAGAGTTGCTGGTTACGTTACTGCCAAAGTTAAAAAAATGCAAGCAAAAGCATAA
- a CDS encoding DUF2119 family protein — MTDLQNLQNLQITQKLIIGGLHGDEGYDLKPIFDKFNNYMPIKYNLNDTSLNLESLEITVIPHLNKNYNEKYTSTISKNFLNTNAGKKIMELFKKHSPNFYIEVHTYEKASYENLTNEQRYKKTGVPPLVDISNNILVASVSPLYRKLLNENAFCMTLEVPKWKLQGDKLNNQTEKDELIDEVISIFKMALDSNSKDELIDKLFSEYPNMQKAKNLALKYNMIFL; from the coding sequence ATGACTGATTTACAAAATTTACAAAATTTACAAATTACTCAAAAATTAATAATAGGTGGATTACATGGTGACGAAGGTTATGATTTAAAGCCAATTTTTGATAAATTTAATAATTACATGCCTATTAAATATAATTTAAATGATACTTCACTAAATTTGGAAAGTTTAGAAATTACCGTAATTCCTCATTTAAATAAAAATTATAACGAAAAATACACATCTACGATTTCAAAAAATTTTTTAAATACAAATGCAGGTAAAAAAATAATGGAATTGTTTAAAAAACATTCTCCGAATTTTTATATTGAAGTTCATACCTACGAAAAGGCAAGTTATGAAAATTTAACAAATGAACAAAGGTATAAAAAAACAGGGGTGCCTCCATTAGTGGATATTTCAAATAATATACTTGTAGCATCCGTTAGTCCATTGTACCGAAAGTTATTAAATGAAAATGCTTTTTGTATGACTTTAGAAGTACCTAAATGGAAACTACAAGGTGATAAACTTAATAACCAAACGGAAAAAGATGAATTAATCGATGAAGTAATTTCTATATTTAAAATGGCATTGGATTCGAATTCAAAAGATGAATTGATTGATAAATTGTTTTCTGAATATCCGAATATGCAAAAAGCGAAAAATCTTGCATTAAAATACAATATGATATTTTTATAG
- the hemC gene encoding hydroxymethylbilane synthase, with the protein MYLIYDLIIYGEKLTLNIRIGTRGSKLAMVQTNYVNELLKKEIKNQDNDNDIGTEIIKIKTVGDKDQNKKLADLGIGVFTKEIDKSMLLNETDIAVHSLKDVPTLWSDELIIRSVPPRESHNDLLIWKKDKELNVFQDDIIVGTSSIRRAAFLEVRYPNLKVKLLRGNVQTRMKKLEEEEYDAIIMAEAGLNRLKVSLENYNYEVLDMLPAPAQGAIGIATRKADKEINEVVELLDDKKTHIEVLAERSALKEYGGGCQAPFGALAVYDTEENVLSLTCDLVFEAKGKKVLVSKESFVYCDVDDFEKGIELGKSLGKLLKDNENEVLGIRPSQE; encoded by the coding sequence ATGTATTTAATTTATGATTTAATAATTTATGGTGAAAAATTGACATTAAATATTAGGATAGGTACCAGGGGAAGCAAATTAGCAATGGTACAAACAAATTATGTAAACGAATTATTAAAAAAAGAAATCAAGAACCAAGATAACGATAATGATATCGGTACTGAAATCATAAAAATTAAAACAGTTGGGGATAAGGACCAAAATAAAAAGCTCGCAGATTTGGGTATTGGTGTCTTTACAAAAGAAATCGATAAGAGTATGTTATTGAACGAAACTGATATTGCAGTACACAGTTTAAAGGACGTTCCTACACTTTGGAGCGATGAATTAATTATAAGGTCAGTTCCTCCAAGAGAAAGCCATAACGATTTATTAATTTGGAAGAAAGATAAGGAATTAAACGTTTTCCAGGATGATATTATAGTGGGAACCTCAAGTATAAGAAGAGCTGCATTCTTAGAAGTAAGATACCCAAATTTAAAGGTAAAATTATTACGTGGTAACGTTCAAACCAGAATGAAAAAATTGGAAGAAGAAGAGTACGACGCAATAATAATGGCAGAAGCCGGTTTAAACAGATTAAAAGTTAGCCTAGAAAACTACAATTATGAAGTTTTAGACATGTTGCCTGCTCCCGCTCAAGGTGCGATTGGAATTGCTACAAGAAAAGCAGATAAAGAAATAAACGAAGTCGTGGAATTATTGGATGATAAAAAAACCCACATCGAAGTATTGGCTGAACGTAGCGCTTTAAAGGAATATGGTGGCGGTTGTCAGGCACCTTTTGGAGCTTTGGCAGTTTATGATACTGAAGAAAATGTTTTATCACTTACTTGTGACTTAGTTTTTGAAGCAAAGGGTAAAAAGGTATTAGTATCTAAAGAAAGCTTTGTATATTGTGACGTAGATGACTTCGAAAAAGGAATAGAATTGGGTAAAAGTCTCGGAAAATTGTTGAAAGATAATGAAAACGAAGTTTTAGGAATAAGACCTAGTCAAGAATAA
- the fsa gene encoding fructose-6-phosphate aldolase, with protein MKFFLDTANVEKIKEFNDLGLVDGVTTNPSLVAKEGRDFHEVITEICSIVDGPVSAEVIALDAEGMVKEARELVKIAENVVIKIPMTKEGMKAVNTLSKEGIKTNVTLVFSANQALLAAKAGATYVSPFVGRLDDIGQDGMQLIQEIVEVFSNYGIATEIIVASVRHPMHVLESARIGADIATIPFDVLAKLFNHPLTDNGIEKFLKDWEGHMNRK; from the coding sequence ATGAAATTCTTTTTAGATACCGCAAACGTTGAAAAAATCAAAGAATTTAATGACTTAGGATTAGTTGATGGAGTTACAACAAACCCAAGTTTAGTTGCAAAAGAAGGAAGAGACTTCCACGAAGTTATCACAGAAATCTGCAGTATTGTAGACGGTCCAGTAAGCGCTGAAGTAATCGCTTTAGATGCTGAAGGAATGGTTAAAGAAGCAAGAGAATTGGTTAAAATTGCAGAAAACGTTGTTATTAAAATACCTATGACAAAAGAAGGTATGAAAGCTGTAAACACATTGTCAAAAGAAGGTATCAAAACAAACGTTACATTAGTTTTCTCAGCTAACCAAGCTTTATTAGCTGCAAAAGCAGGTGCTACATACGTTTCACCATTTGTAGGAAGATTAGATGATATCGGACAAGACGGTATGCAATTAATCCAAGAAATCGTTGAAGTATTTTCAAACTATGGAATTGCAACAGAGATTATCGTAGCTTCAGTTAGACACCCTATGCACGTTTTAGAATCAGCAAGAATCGGTGCAGATATTGCAACAATCCCATTCGATGTTTTAGCTAAGTTATTCAACCACCCATTAACCGACAATGGTATTGAAAAATTCTTAAAAGACTGGGAAGGACACATGAACAGAAAATAA
- a CDS encoding chorismate mutase, translating into MSSKKRLQTVRNSINEIDEKIIELMAKRTQLAPEIATLKFSLDMDIMDSSREKDVYAKTREISKKYDFDSEIAIKVMKILIEQNKKLQLKQLEKLKSKPISKSNLKSE; encoded by the coding sequence ATGTCTTCCAAAAAGAGACTTCAAACGGTTAGGAACTCTATAAATGAAATCGATGAAAAAATCATTGAACTAATGGCGAAAAGAACACAACTAGCGCCAGAGATTGCAACTTTAAAATTTTCTTTAGATATGGATATAATGGATTCATCTCGTGAAAAAGATGTATATGCTAAAACACGTGAAATATCTAAAAAATACGACTTTGATTCAGAAATTGCAATTAAAGTTATGAAAATTTTAATTGAGCAAAATAAAAAACTTCAGCTTAAACAGCTGGAAAAATTAAAATCAAAACCTATATCAAAATCTAATCTTAAATCAGAATAA
- the minD gene encoding cell division ATPase MinD, translated as MNLVDSKKNEAIKIAMVSGKGGTGKSTICANLALALSKYGKDVVVVDTDVNMANLELIVGMEGMPITLNSVIAGNADITQAIYEYAENMRVVPAGVSLDELKFDNSAELEIIIERLDSMCEVLLIDCPAGLNQDVNSIISSADHVIVIVTPDITSVSDAIKLINLSTKLETSVLGAVVNKVTNDSSELTTKAIETILELPVVASVPQDDTVRANAAYGVLSVEKQPESGLSNAIMELAAKLTGNRYIPQKGTNSSLIDRIKHLFKR; from the coding sequence ATGAATCTGGTAGATTCTAAGAAAAACGAAGCCATTAAAATAGCGATGGTTTCGGGTAAGGGCGGCACAGGGAAATCTACTATATGTGCAAATTTAGCACTTGCTTTATCTAAGTATGGTAAAGACGTTGTAGTAGTGGATACCGACGTTAATATGGCAAATTTAGAATTAATTGTCGGTATGGAAGGAATGCCCATTACATTGAACTCAGTTATAGCCGGTAATGCAGATATTACCCAAGCGATATATGAATATGCAGAAAATATGAGAGTAGTGCCTGCAGGTGTTTCACTGGACGAATTGAAATTTGATAATTCTGCAGAACTTGAAATAATTATTGAAAGATTAGACTCCATGTGTGAAGTATTATTAATAGATTGTCCGGCAGGATTAAATCAGGATGTTAATTCGATAATTTCTTCCGCGGACCATGTTATTGTTATCGTTACCCCAGATATAACATCAGTATCTGACGCAATAAAATTGATAAACTTATCTACAAAATTAGAAACTAGTGTTTTAGGGGCAGTTGTAAATAAAGTAACAAATGATAGTTCAGAATTAACTACCAAAGCTATTGAAACCATTTTGGAACTTCCAGTAGTTGCCTCAGTACCGCAGGATGATACCGTTCGGGCAAATGCTGCATATGGTGTTTTATCAGTGGAAAAACAACCTGAATCAGGTCTGTCAAACGCAATTATGGAATTGGCTGCAAAATTAACAGGGAACCGATACATACCACAAAAAGGGACTAACTCATCATTGATTGATAGAATTAAGCACTTATTTAAACGATAA
- a CDS encoding class I SAM-dependent rRNA methyltransferase, with protein sequence MTYETLKIDKRAYQSIKNFSKVVYKNAVVNREEMYEFDEKLADSSKSEEIINLEYNNNFVGKAIYSTDFPTIKILTTLSEYSDKDIDYEYFYNSIKKANDYRTDILNYNDTYRMIYAEADSLPTIVLDKYNDIGSMHASSNFAFDNSKMIFEILEELTDITTLGVVKGNKTKNKHKTKSNVKSKKDNHQETADRLIHGNKDKLETTITEGNVKFKVSLKGHKTGFFLDQRNNRIDLENYVKENDKVLDICSYTGGFAVHAGIKGADVTSVDMSEKALEFAKENMELNGIKSDKYNCICGDAFSIMKEMINKGEKFDVVILDPPAFTDSKKDLKNALNAYNTMNVLGLKLAKRILVTCSCSHHVDREEFKKTVVSASYRAKKEIKQIGDYKTQAPDHVITMANKDLEYLKCLFFAIDN encoded by the coding sequence ATGACTTATGAAACTCTTAAAATTGATAAAAGGGCATATCAATCTATTAAAAATTTTTCAAAGGTAGTATATAAAAATGCAGTAGTAAATCGAGAAGAAATGTACGAATTTGACGAAAAATTGGCAGATAGCTCAAAAAGTGAAGAAATAATTAACTTAGAATATAATAATAACTTTGTTGGAAAAGCAATATATAGTACGGACTTTCCAACCATAAAAATACTTACGACACTTTCAGAGTATTCTGATAAAGATATAGATTATGAATATTTCTATAATAGCATAAAAAAGGCTAATGATTATAGAACTGATATTTTAAACTATAATGATACCTACAGAATGATATATGCGGAAGCTGACTCATTACCTACGATAGTATTAGATAAATATAACGATATAGGGTCAATGCACGCTTCTTCGAACTTTGCGTTTGATAATTCAAAAATGATTTTTGAAATACTGGAAGAATTAACTGATATAACTACATTGGGCGTTGTAAAAGGAAATAAAACTAAAAATAAACATAAAACTAAATCTAACGTTAAATCTAAAAAAGATAATCACCAAGAAACCGCAGATAGGTTAATTCACGGTAATAAGGATAAGTTAGAAACTACCATAACAGAAGGAAACGTTAAATTCAAAGTTAGTTTAAAAGGTCACAAAACAGGTTTCTTTTTAGACCAACGTAATAATAGAATCGATTTAGAAAATTATGTTAAAGAAAACGACAAAGTACTAGATATTTGCAGTTATACGGGCGGTTTTGCTGTTCATGCAGGAATTAAAGGTGCAGACGTCACAAGTGTCGATATGTCCGAAAAAGCCCTTGAATTTGCAAAAGAAAATATGGAATTGAATGGGATAAAATCGGATAAATACAACTGTATTTGTGGAGATGCGTTTTCAATAATGAAAGAAATGATAAATAAAGGTGAAAAGTTTGATGTTGTAATATTAGATCCACCTGCATTTACCGATTCTAAAAAAGATTTGAAAAATGCACTTAACGCATACAACACTATGAATGTATTGGGTTTAAAACTTGCAAAAAGAATATTGGTTACTTGCTCATGCTCTCATCACGTTGATCGTGAAGAATTCAAAAAAACAGTTGTTTCTGCATCATATAGGGCTAAAAAAGAAATTAAACAGATTGGAGATTATAAAACACAAGCTCCAGACCACGTTATTACTATGGCAAATAAAGATTTGGAATATTTAAAATGTCTTTTCTTTGCGATAGACAATTAA
- the gatC gene encoding Asp-tRNA(Asn) amidotransferase subunit GatC encodes MVEIEKIQKQANEIVEKFSDVLENFSLDVEEEYYILENKNVLREGDEAKLDPSFRENALKVAPKTKDGSIVVEKSKWSQ; translated from the coding sequence ATGGTCGAAATTGAAAAAATTCAAAAACAGGCCAATGAAATTGTTGAAAAGTTTTCAGATGTTCTTGAAAATTTTTCATTGGATGTTGAAGAAGAATATTATATTCTTGAAAATAAAAATGTTTTGAGAGAAGGAGACGAGGCAAAACTTGACCCTTCATTCAGAGAAAACGCATTAAAAGTTGCTCCAAAGACAAAAGACGGCTCAATTGTTGTTGAAAAAAGTAAATGGAGTCAATAA
- the dapA gene encoding 4-hydroxy-tetrahydrodipicolinate synthase encodes MQGVFPAIITPFKEGKVDFEGLKSNIDFLIENGVSGIVPVGTTGESPTLTSAEHNQVIEKAVEFVDGRVKVIAGTGSNSTAEAMEFSEHAEDVGADGILLISPYYNKPTQEGLKRHFGAIAEATNIPMVLYNVPSRTALNIEPETVKYLYNEYDTVQAVKEANPSMSQVSEIKDLCDINILSGNDELTLPIMALGGSGVISVVANIVPKEFVEMVELAQAGKFVEAQKIHYRLFPLMKSMFLETNPIPIKTAMNLMSMPSGEIRLPLTEMADANREILKKSLDDLKLI; translated from the coding sequence ATGCAAGGAGTATTTCCAGCCATTATTACTCCTTTCAAAGAAGGAAAGGTTGACTTTGAAGGCTTAAAAAGTAATATAGATTTTTTAATAGAAAACGGCGTTAGTGGTATTGTTCCAGTAGGCACTACAGGAGAATCTCCTACTTTAACATCTGCTGAACACAACCAAGTAATCGAAAAAGCTGTTGAATTTGTAGACGGAAGGGTAAAAGTTATTGCAGGTACGGGTTCAAACTCAACTGCAGAAGCTATGGAATTTTCAGAACATGCCGAAGACGTAGGCGCTGATGGCATTCTTTTGATAAGCCCTTACTATAACAAACCAACTCAAGAAGGTTTAAAAAGGCATTTTGGAGCTATTGCGGAAGCTACAAACATCCCAATGGTTTTATACAATGTACCGTCAAGAACTGCACTTAACATTGAACCGGAAACTGTTAAATACTTATATAACGAGTATGACACCGTTCAAGCTGTTAAAGAAGCTAATCCAAGCATGTCACAAGTTTCAGAAATAAAGGATTTATGTGATATAAACATATTATCTGGAAATGATGAGTTAACATTACCTATTATGGCTTTAGGCGGTAGTGGGGTTATTAGTGTTGTAGCAAACATCGTTCCTAAGGAATTTGTTGAAATGGTGGAACTTGCACAAGCAGGTAAATTCGTAGAAGCTCAGAAAATTCATTACAGGTTATTCCCATTAATGAAAAGTATGTTCTTAGAAACAAACCCAATTCCTATTAAAACAGCTATGAACTTGATGAGTATGCCTTCCGGGGAAATCAGATTACCTTTGACAGAAATGGCCGATGCAAACAGGGAAATTCTTAAAAAGTCCTTGGATGATTTAAAATTAATTTAA
- the engB gene encoding GTP-binding protein EngB — protein sequence MNIDDVQKFKKIIRTKKEDTKPKVIVMGRSNVGKSTFVKSMTADKTIRVGKKPGVTLKIAEYDMGNYYLVDLPGFGYMEGIDQKGQEEIKDNIIRYVEDNQRTIATAIQILDAKSFVEIVQRWEETRELPIDLEMADFLEELDLKPIYVINKMDKIKNSQWDEELDVISEKLGFLPPWRQWIDILAPAILKEGLGLEEISERIKNNVKQYYDDLREQAKNKDKENLEQE from the coding sequence ATGAATATTGATGATGTACAAAAGTTCAAAAAAATAATTAGAACCAAAAAAGAAGACACAAAACCTAAGGTTATCGTAATGGGTCGTTCAAATGTTGGTAAATCCACATTTGTAAAATCAATGACCGCTGATAAAACAATAAGAGTTGGAAAGAAACCTGGTGTTACATTAAAAATAGCTGAATATGATATGGGTAACTATTACCTTGTAGATTTGCCAGGATTCGGTTATATGGAAGGTATCGACCAAAAAGGACAAGAAGAAATAAAGGATAATATCATAAGATATGTAGAGGACAATCAACGTACAATAGCTACAGCAATTCAAATATTGGATGCGAAATCGTTTGTAGAAATCGTACAAAGATGGGAAGAAACAAGAGAATTGCCTATTGATTTAGAAATGGCAGATTTCTTGGAAGAATTGGATTTAAAACCAATTTATGTAATTAATAAGATGGATAAAATAAAGAATTCACAATGGGATGAAGAATTAGACGTAATCTCTGAAAAGTTAGGATTTTTACCGCCTTGGAGACAATGGATTGATATTTTAGCTCCTGCAATCTTAAAAGAAGGTCTTGGACTTGAAGAAATAAGTGAGAGAATCAAAAATAATGTTAAACAATATTATGATGATTTAAGAGAGCAAGCTAAAAATAAAGATAAAGAAAATTTGGAACAAGAATAA